TGCCTTCTCAACATCTTCGACACGGATAACGATATCCGCTCTGCCTGCAACCTTACCCATTACGGAGTACATATACTCAACGTTTATTCCACAGGCATTTATCTTGCCCATAACGTTATATAACGCTCCCGAAACATCGGGGATAGTGAATGCGATGACCTTTGTAACAGCCGCTGTACAGCCGTCAGCCTTCAGTGCCTCAAGTGCCTTGTCGGTATCATCTACTATCATACGCAGTATGCCGAAGTCCGCCGTATCCGCAATAGTCATTGCTCTTATGTCGATGCCTGCCTTATTGAGCACCTCCATAATACCTGCAAGTCTGCCTTTTTTGTTTTCAACGAAAACCGAAATCTGATCAATATACATACTGTACCTCCTCCAAATTATTTCTTTTCAAACTTGTTCTTTATAGCCCTGTTATCCTGAACTCTTACAGCCTTGCCCATTGAGCGTGCAAGGGTCTTTGGTTCAAGCAGCTTTACATTGATTCCTACGCCGATAGCGGAATCTATCGCCGTTTTTACCCTTTTTGTGTAGTTTTCAAGCGTCTTTACACCGTCACCAAACATATCCGGACGGGTTTCAAGCTGAATTTCAAGGGTATCAAGATTATTCACTCTGTCAACGACCAGCATGTAGTTCGTAGCCTTTTCGTCAACCGACAACAGCGCCGATTCAATCTGTGACGGGAATACATTAACACCTCTGATGATAAGCATATCGTCTGTTCTGCCCTGGGGCTTCAGCATTCTCACATGCGTCCTTCCGCACTCGCACTTATCATAGATAAGAGTAGCTATATCTCTTGTCCTGTATCTGATAAGAGGCAGTGCCTCCTTTGTTATACAGGTAAATACAAGCTCGCCCTGCTGACCTGCGGGTAATACCTCAAGCGTATCGGGGTCGATGACCTCTGCTATGAAGTGATCCTCGCAGATGTGCATACCGCATTTATACTGACATTCGGCAGACACGCTGGGACCCATTACTTCCGACAGTCCATAGATGTCGTAGGCATTGATTCCGAGTCCGTCCTCTATCTGCTTTCTCATCTCGTCTGTCCACGGCTCTGCGCCGAACAGACCTGCCTTGAGATTGAAATCCTCTTTTTTGAAGCCCTTTTCGTGCATAAGCTCTATAAGGCTTATTGCGTATGAAGGGGTCATACAGATTATAGAAGTACCGAAATCCCTGAACATTTCAAGCTGACGCAGGCTGTTTCCTGCCGATGCGGGAATAACGGTAGCACCGAGCTTTTCTGTTCCGTAGTGCATACCAAGACCGCCTGTGAATAATCCGTAACCGTAGCAGACCTGAACATAATCGTCCTTTGTTCCGCCGATATTGGTAAGCGCTCTTGCGGCGCATTCAGCCCACACCTCAATATCATGAGCCGTATAGCCGACAACTGTCTGCTTGCCTGTTGTACCCGATGATGCGTGTATTCTTACGACCTCTGAGCTTGGTACGGCAAACATACCGTAGGGGTAATTGTTTCTGAGGTCCTGCTTTGTCGTAAAAGGCAGCTTTGACAAATCTGCGATAGATTTTATATCCTCGGGTCTTACTCCTGCCTCGTCCATCTTCTTACGATAAGGTGCAACATTTTCATATACACGTCTTATTGTGCGTGAAAGTCTGTAGGATTGTAACGCCTCTATCTCGCTTCTCGGCGCACATTCGATTTCTTTGTTCCAGTAATTCATTTGTCTGCTCCTGTTTTATGTAATATGCAATTTTAAGACAGCAAAACGTTATTCTGCTGTTTATACTATTGATTTTATCACAATTGCATATCAAAGTCAATTAAATATCGTGTTTTTTGTGCATAGTTCATCAAAACGCAGTTTACACCTATGCACTTTGACAAATATCAGAGCAGGCAGGGCTAAGGTTTGTTTAAGGTTGCATATGTATCATATTAAAAACGGAGATGCTGATGTTGCAAACCTGCGTTTCAAAGGATATAATAAATATGACGGAAGAACAGAAACGGAGAATATACATTGTACAGAAAAAGACGATACAGGCGAAAAAGCTCAAAGCCGCAAAAGCTCATTCTGATAGGAATTGCGGCAGCGGTCACGATCGGTGCGTTTTTGACCTTATTGAATATCGAAAAGCAAATTGACTCAGACAGCGCTTCATCGGTGCAGGAAAGCGAAACCACCGCCATTACTGCCGATGCTGTTGCTGTGAATGACATTGCCGAGCCCAAAAAGATTGCTCTTATAAGCGGAAATGTCACAACAGCCGACAGCGTA
This window of the [Eubacterium] siraeum genome carries:
- a CDS encoding phenylacetate--CoA ligase — encoded protein: MNYWNKEIECAPRSEIEALQSYRLSRTIRRVYENVAPYRKKMDEAGVRPEDIKSIADLSKLPFTTKQDLRNNYPYGMFAVPSSEVVRIHASSGTTGKQTVVGYTAHDIEVWAECAARALTNIGGTKDDYVQVCYGYGLFTGGLGMHYGTEKLGATVIPASAGNSLRQLEMFRDFGTSIICMTPSYAISLIELMHEKGFKKEDFNLKAGLFGAEPWTDEMRKQIEDGLGINAYDIYGLSEVMGPSVSAECQYKCGMHICEDHFIAEVIDPDTLEVLPAGQQGELVFTCITKEALPLIRYRTRDIATLIYDKCECGRTHVRMLKPQGRTDDMLIIRGVNVFPSQIESALLSVDEKATNYMLVVDRVNNLDTLEIQLETRPDMFGDGVKTLENYTKRVKTAIDSAIGVGINVKLLEPKTLARSMGKAVRVQDNRAIKNKFEKK